From the Fusobacterium sp. IOR10 genome, one window contains:
- a CDS encoding adenine deaminase — protein MEQTVTNLKELVRAGRGIIPADLVISKGTLVNVMSNEIYPADVAIYKDTIVAIGNVDDYIGDATEILDASGKYITPGLIDGHIHSECSKLSITSYAKAVVPCGTTSMISGLDEYISVSGLEGLKEIFEEIKLSPLKVFWGAPHQTPYTIPQSTISFNFTKEVHENVQKWPECFGVWETVREFIQEEDENTLGAIAEASKNRLPVFGCAPMARGKELNGYLCSGVRLDHESYTHEEVVEKMRNGMHMLIRESSVTHFLEENMRAVTEVNPYFARRVSFCTDDVTATDVLEKGHLDNVVRLAIKQGIEPITAIQMATINSAEAYRIDHLIGSVSPGRIADILLVDNLEEFKVNTVITNGKIVAKNKKLTYELKAPKRSELLTSKLKCDKVLPSDFQYKVEQENGKVKVLSMNVIGPFVRKRRDAILEVENHIVKPDIENDVLMVSVLERFGKNGNKSLAFCSGWKLKRGAMASSAAPDDNNIVVLGASASDMAVAVNYLIENGGGQVVVCDGKIIEFLPLPVGGICSDAEPEEIARIEKLLSKGANELGCDLPEPLMYMFFLPITAIPDYAITDVGPVDCIELKIFNPILETNIK, from the coding sequence ATGGAACAAACAGTTACAAACTTAAAAGAATTGGTAAGAGCAGGAAGAGGAATAATACCTGCAGATTTGGTCATTTCCAAAGGGACATTAGTAAATGTAATGTCAAATGAAATATATCCTGCAGATGTTGCAATTTATAAGGATACTATAGTTGCAATAGGAAATGTAGATGATTATATTGGAGATGCAACTGAAATTTTAGATGCTTCTGGGAAATATATAACACCAGGGCTTATTGATGGACATATTCACAGTGAGTGTAGTAAATTAAGTATTACTAGTTATGCTAAAGCAGTAGTTCCTTGTGGGACAACAAGCATGATATCTGGCTTAGATGAATATATTTCAGTTTCAGGTTTAGAGGGATTAAAAGAAATCTTTGAAGAAATTAAACTAAGCCCTTTAAAAGTATTTTGGGGAGCTCCTCATCAAACTCCTTATACTATTCCACAATCTACTATTTCTTTTAATTTTACTAAGGAAGTTCATGAAAATGTTCAAAAATGGCCTGAATGTTTTGGAGTTTGGGAAACAGTTAGAGAGTTTATTCAAGAGGAAGACGAAAATACTTTAGGAGCAATAGCTGAGGCATCTAAAAATAGATTACCAGTTTTTGGTTGTGCACCAATGGCTAGGGGAAAAGAATTAAATGGCTATTTATGTAGTGGTGTACGTTTGGATCATGAAAGTTATACCCATGAAGAAGTTGTTGAAAAAATGAGAAATGGAATGCATATGTTAATTAGAGAATCATCTGTAACTCATTTCTTAGAAGAAAATATGAGAGCAGTTACAGAGGTTAATCCATATTTTGCAAGGCGTGTAAGTTTTTGTACTGACGATGTTACAGCTACAGATGTTTTAGAAAAAGGACATTTAGACAATGTTGTTAGATTAGCTATAAAACAAGGTATAGAACCTATCACAGCAATACAAATGGCAACTATAAATAGTGCAGAGGCTTATAGAATAGATCATTTAATTGGATCAGTTTCTCCTGGAAGAATAGCAGATATTCTTTTAGTTGATAATTTAGAAGAATTTAAAGTGAACACTGTAATTACAAATGGGAAAATAGTTGCTAAAAATAAAAAACTTACATATGAGTTAAAAGCTCCAAAAAGAAGTGAATTATTAACAAGTAAATTAAAATGTGATAAGGTTTTACCATCAGATTTTCAATATAAAGTTGAACAAGAAAATGGAAAAGTAAAGGTGCTTTCTATGAATGTTATAGGTCCATTTGTTAGAAAAAGAAGAGATGCTATATTGGAAGTTGAAAATCATATTGTAAAACCAGATATTGAAAATGATGTTTTAATGGTTTCGGTTTTAGAAAGATTTGGGAAAAATGGAAATAAATCTTTAGCTTTTTGTTCAGGATGGAAGTTAAAAAGAGGAGCAATGGCTTCTTCAGCAGCACCAGATGATAATAATATTGTTGTACTTGGAGCAAGTGCTTCTGATATGGCAGTTGCAGTAAATTATTTAATTGAAAATGGTGGAGGACAAGTGGTTGTTTGTGATGGAAAAATTATAGAATTTTTACCATTACCAGTTGGAGGAATATGCAGCGATGCAGAACCAGAAGAAATAGCAAGAATAGAAAAATTATTATCTAAAGGAGCAAATGAGTTAGGTTGTGATTTACCAGAGCCTCTAATGTATATGTTTTTCTTACCTATAACAGCTATTCCAGACTATGCTATAACAGATGTTGGACCAGTTGACTGTATAGAGCTTAAAATATTTAATCCAATTTTAGAAACAAATATAAAATAA
- a CDS encoding uracil-xanthine permease family protein, whose translation MNEINTKGKLVLGLQHILAMFGATVLVPFLTGLNPSVALLSAGLGTLIFHACTKKIVPVFLGSSFAFIGAISLVLRENGIAEVKGGVIAAGLVYVLVSQLVRIFGVEKVKSFFPPIVVGPTIVVIGLRLSPTALSMAGYSNGIFDTRSLIVSGTVVICMVLVSLLGKSFFKLVPILLSVVIGYLVAMALGMVDFTPIREASWIGFSPEAWTSLTTVPKFSLTSVLAIAPIAFVVFIEHIGDITTNGAVVGKDFFANPGISRTLLGDGMATVVAGLLGGPANTTYGENTGVLAVTKVYDPAILRIAACYAIVLSFIGKFGVILQTIPTPVMGGISVILFGMIASVGMRTLIEYKVDFSISRNLIIASLILVLGIGINNITIWRTVSLSGLAIAALVGVTLNKFFPEDR comes from the coding sequence ATGAATGAAATTAACACTAAAGGAAAACTAGTCCTGGGGCTTCAGCACATCTTAGCTATGTTTGGAGCTACTGTACTTGTACCTTTCCTTACTGGATTAAATCCTTCAGTTGCTCTTTTATCAGCAGGTCTTGGAACTTTAATCTTTCATGCATGTACTAAGAAAATCGTCCCTGTATTTTTAGGATCTTCTTTTGCATTTATCGGAGCTATCTCTCTTGTTTTAAGGGAAAATGGTATAGCTGAAGTTAAAGGTGGAGTTATCGCTGCAGGTCTTGTCTATGTTTTAGTTAGCCAACTTGTTAGAATTTTTGGTGTAGAAAAAGTAAAATCTTTCTTCCCACCAATAGTTGTTGGACCAACTATCGTTGTTATAGGATTGAGACTTAGTCCCACTGCTCTTTCAATGGCAGGATATTCCAATGGAATATTTGATACTAGAAGTTTAATTGTATCTGGAACTGTTGTTATTTGTATGGTACTTGTATCTTTATTAGGAAAATCTTTCTTTAAGTTAGTACCTATCCTTCTATCTGTAGTTATTGGATATCTAGTTGCCATGGCACTTGGAATGGTTGACTTTACTCCAATAAGAGAGGCTAGTTGGATTGGATTTTCTCCAGAAGCTTGGACTTCCCTTACCACTGTACCTAAATTTAGTCTAACTAGTGTACTTGCAATTGCACCTATTGCCTTTGTTGTATTTATTGAACACATTGGAGATATTACTACTAATGGAGCAGTTGTTGGAAAAGATTTCTTTGCTAATCCTGGTATTTCAAGAACTTTACTTGGAGATGGAATGGCTACTGTGGTAGCTGGATTATTAGGAGGTCCTGCAAATACAACTTATGGTGAAAATACTGGTGTTTTAGCAGTAACTAAAGTTTATGACCCTGCTATTTTAAGAATCGCAGCTTGCTATGCAATTGTCCTTTCATTTATTGGGAAATTTGGTGTTATTTTACAAACTATACCTACTCCTGTTATGGGTGGTATATCTGTTATTCTATTTGGAATGATTGCTTCTGTTGGAATGAGAACTCTTATTGAATACAAAGTGGATTTTTCCATATCTAGAAATTTGATTATAGCTTCTCTTATTCTTGTGCTTGGTATTGGAATAAATAATATCACAATTTGGAGAACTGTTTCTTTATCTGGTCTTGCAATAGCAGCTCTAGTTGGAGTTACATTAAACAAATTCTTCCCAGAAGACAGATAA
- a CDS encoding thiamine diphosphokinase has product MKNKAFIFLNGSMDTTKNFYKEILKNEENIFCADGGVKFALELNLKPLEIWGDLDSCDKNLIDKARSLNCIINKFNSEKDLTDGELLISDISRRNYDEIIILGGLGGRTDHFLTNLNLLFKYNNIVFLSDTEKIFRVTSDFHIINEINKTVSFIPMTDAVHNLTLRGFKYPLNNFLLYRGDSICNSNVITESTAHITFSIGKLIGIIENL; this is encoded by the coding sequence ATGAAAAACAAAGCATTTATTTTCTTAAATGGTAGTATGGATACTACTAAAAATTTCTATAAAGAAATCTTGAAAAATGAGGAAAACATTTTTTGTGCAGATGGAGGGGTTAAATTTGCATTGGAATTAAATTTAAAACCACTGGAAATCTGGGGAGATCTAGATTCCTGTGATAAAAATTTAATTGATAAAGCTAGAAGTTTAAATTGTATTATTAATAAATTTAATTCTGAAAAAGATCTAACTGATGGTGAGTTATTAATTTCAGATATCTCAAGGAGAAATTATGATGAAATTATTATCCTAGGTGGACTAGGAGGAAGAACTGATCATTTTTTAACTAATTTAAATTTATTATTTAAATACAACAACATTGTTTTTTTAAGTGACACAGAAAAAATCTTTAGAGTTACTTCAGATTTTCATATTATAAATGAAATCAATAAAACTGTTTCCTTTATTCCTATGACTGATGCTGTCCATAATTTAACCCTAAGGGGTTTTAAATATCCTTTAAATAATTTTTTATTATATAGGGGAGATTCTATTTGTAATAGCAATGTTATTACTGAGTCAACAGCTCATATCACTTTTTCAATTGGAAAGCTTATTGGGATTATTGAAAATTTATAA
- a CDS encoding LysR family transcriptional regulator, with the protein MDLHYLKIFYEVAKEKSFTKAANRLFINQSAVSIQVKKFEEILNTKLFDRSSKKIRLTYTGEALYKMAEDIFNKVQRTEKEINRIIKLGKAKIIIGSTSIIGDPLLPRLMEEFGHSHNEIEYEIKISDKVILLKELKEGEIDIALVDEEHIIDPNLDVITVEKVPYVLITSNKDISIENISEYPLITRTNVPNNTKAINYLEDKYNFIFENKISVLGSLEVIKGMVKKDIANVILPYYSVSKEILNGTFKIVEELEEIKDGYQLVITKDKANLTPIIKFLNFMSHYKING; encoded by the coding sequence ATGGATTTACATTATTTAAAAATTTTTTACGAAGTAGCTAAAGAAAAAAGTTTCACTAAAGCAGCAAATAGATTATTTATTAATCAGTCAGCTGTTTCTATTCAAGTAAAGAAATTTGAAGAAATTTTAAATACTAAATTGTTTGATAGAAGTTCTAAAAAAATAAGACTTACCTATACTGGAGAAGCTCTGTATAAAATGGCTGAAGATATTTTCAACAAAGTTCAAAGAACAGAAAAAGAAATCAATAGAATTATTAAATTAGGTAAAGCTAAAATCATAATTGGTTCTACTTCTATAATCGGAGATCCACTTTTACCTAGATTAATGGAAGAATTTGGTCATTCTCACAATGAAATTGAATATGAAATTAAAATATCAGATAAAGTTATTCTTTTAAAAGAATTAAAAGAAGGAGAAATAGATATAGCTTTAGTTGATGAAGAGCATATTATTGACCCTAACCTAGATGTTATTACTGTTGAAAAAGTTCCATATGTTTTGATAACTTCAAACAAAGACATTTCAATTGAAAATATCTCTGAATATCCTCTTATTACTAGAACTAATGTTCCTAACAACACCAAAGCTATTAATTACTTAGAAGATAAATATAATTTTATATTTGAAAATAAAATTTCAGTTTTAGGAAGTTTAGAAGTAATTAAAGGTATGGTAAAAAAAGATATTGCAAATGTTATTTTACCTTATTATTCAGTTTCTAAAGAAATTTTAAATGGAACTTTTAAAATAGTAGAAGAATTAGAAGAAATTAAAGATGGATATCAATTAGTTATAACTAAGGATAAGGCTAATCTTACTCCAATAATTAAGTTTTTAAATTTTATGTCACATTATAAAATTAACGGCTAA
- a CDS encoding endonuclease/exonuclease/phosphatase family protein: MKSIFLTIFISIYFISFSNDNPYSTKDNTAYISSFNVLRLGQNQKNYTELASIVSEFDIIGLIEVSNKNGVEKLVDNMNKISKEKWDYHIASYPVGTRKYKEYYAYVYKINRVKFIKSRGYFKDKNNDFIREPYGADFKINNFDFTFILLHSIYGKRKSFRVAEAEALPKVYEYFQDLDKKENDILIGGDFNLSVRNEGFKSLLSHEDSVINCISPNLKTTIGTKKLANQYDNIFVSKKYTKEYNNISGTIDYTNGNYEYCRKYISDHLPIFIEVSTDLDDD, encoded by the coding sequence ATGAAATCAATATTTTTAACTATTTTTATTTCAATATATTTTATTTCATTTTCTAATGATAATCCCTACTCTACAAAGGATAATACTGCCTATATATCTTCATTTAATGTTTTAAGACTAGGACAAAATCAAAAAAATTATACTGAATTAGCTAGCATAGTTTCTGAGTTTGATATAATTGGTTTAATTGAAGTTTCAAATAAAAATGGAGTTGAAAAATTAGTAGATAATATGAACAAAATTTCAAAAGAAAAGTGGGATTATCATATAGCTTCTTATCCTGTGGGGACTAGGAAGTATAAGGAATATTATGCTTACGTATATAAAATTAATAGAGTTAAATTTATAAAATCTAGAGGTTATTTCAAAGATAAAAATAACGATTTTATTAGGGAGCCTTACGGGGCAGATTTTAAAATAAATAACTTTGATTTTACTTTTATTTTATTACATTCTATATATGGGAAACGTAAAAGCTTTAGAGTTGCTGAAGCTGAAGCTTTACCTAAAGTATATGAATATTTCCAAGATTTAGATAAAAAAGAAAATGATATATTAATTGGTGGAGATTTTAATTTATCTGTTAGAAATGAAGGATTTAAATCTTTGCTTTCCCATGAAGACAGTGTAATAAATTGTATTTCCCCTAATTTAAAGACAACTATTGGAACAAAAAAATTAGCCAATCAATATGATAATATTTTTGTTTCAAAAAAATATACAAAGGAGTATAATAATATAAGTGGTACCATTGACTATACAAATGGTAACTATGAATATTGTAGAAAATATATTTCTGATCATCTCCCTATTTTTATAGAGGTGAGTACTGATTTAGACGATGATTAG
- the gmhA gene encoding D-sedoheptulose 7-phosphate isomerase, with product MNLIKSYKDELELLINFIKEEENNKTTEKIAIELAKIFTCGNKVMICGNGGSNCDAMHFAEEFTGRFRNERRALPAISISDSSHITCVGNDYGFNSIFSKGIEAFGKENDMLIGISTSGNSDNVIKAIKTAKEIGMKTVALLGKDGGQLKGICDYEFIIPGETSDRIQEIHMMILHIIIEGVEKIMFPENYL from the coding sequence ATGAATTTAATAAAATCATATAAAGATGAATTAGAACTACTTATTAACTTTATAAAAGAAGAAGAAAATAATAAAACAACAGAAAAAATTGCCATTGAGTTGGCTAAAATTTTCACTTGTGGAAATAAAGTTATGATTTGCGGAAATGGTGGAAGTAACTGTGACGCAATGCATTTTGCAGAGGAATTTACAGGTAGATTTAGAAACGAAAGAAGAGCACTTCCTGCTATTTCCATATCTGATTCTTCTCATATAACTTGTGTTGGAAATGATTATGGATTTAATTCTATTTTTTCTAAAGGTATTGAAGCCTTTGGAAAAGAAAATGATATGTTAATTGGAATTTCCACTAGTGGAAATTCAGACAATGTTATTAAAGCTATAAAGACAGCTAAGGAAATAGGAATGAAAACTGTTGCCCTTCTTGGAAAAGATGGAGGACAATTAAAGGGAATTTGTGATTATGAATTTATTATTCCTGGAGAGACTTCAGATAGAATCCAAGAAATTCATATGATGATCCTTCATATTATTATTGAAGGTGTGGAAAAAATTATGTTTCCAGAAAACTATTTATAA
- the pepF gene encoding oligoendopeptidase F — protein sequence MDKVINREMIDEKYKWKLEDIYENWDKWDKDIGKLKEDIKGISKFQDKIKEDKESFVSLINLQEKIERRLEKLYIYAFMWKDLNSVDQFVSKKLQDIEYIYSEYGVVSSWVTPKILEIPEDTMDKWIESNEKLQENKFGLKEIYRLKTHVLDMEKEKLLSYFGQYMGATNSIYNELSISDIKWNKIKLSSGEEVEVTNGMYSKILGESRNVEDRRNAFEALYKAYEINKNTYASIYKSQLQRDVAFIKAKNYKTTLDQALEPDNIPVKVYENLIESARENSEPLKKYISLRKKYLKLDKYHYYDNQIKIVDYKREFSYDEAKDIVLNSVKPLGDKYFENLKKAIGDGWLDVFETPNKRSGAYSINIYDVHPYMLLNYNGTMDSVFTLAHELGHTLHSMYSTKNQPYATNDYTIFVAEVASTFNEKLLLKYMLENTEDKKERIALIEEAIGNIMGTYYLQALFANYEYEAYKIVEKGESITTDILDNLMEKLFKDYFGDELVMDDLQKIIWARIPHFFNSPYYVYQYATSFSASSKLFELVTDEKYSNEERTIACEKYLKLLSSGGNNYPVEQLKLAGVNLEEKDNFAAVSKEMEKLIKLLEKEI from the coding sequence ATGGATAAAGTTATTAATAGAGAAATGATAGATGAAAAGTATAAATGGAAACTAGAGGATATCTATGAAAATTGGGATAAATGGGATAAAGATATTGGTAAATTAAAGGAAGATATAAAGGGTATTTCTAAGTTTCAAGATAAAATCAAAGAAGATAAAGAAAGCTTTGTTTCTTTAATAAATTTACAAGAAAAAATAGAAAGAAGATTGGAAAAATTATATATCTATGCTTTTATGTGGAAAGATTTAAATTCTGTTGATCAATTTGTTTCTAAAAAATTACAAGATATTGAATATATCTACTCAGAATATGGTGTTGTTTCCTCTTGGGTAACTCCTAAAATTCTTGAGATACCAGAGGATACAATGGATAAATGGATAGAAAGCAATGAAAAATTGCAAGAAAATAAATTTGGATTAAAGGAAATATACAGGCTTAAAACTCATGTTTTAGATATGGAAAAGGAAAAATTATTATCTTATTTTGGACAATACATGGGAGCAACAAATTCAATATATAATGAACTTTCAATATCAGATATAAAATGGAACAAAATAAAATTATCCTCTGGGGAAGAGGTTGAAGTTACAAATGGAATGTATTCTAAAATTTTAGGGGAAAGTAGAAATGTGGAAGATAGAAGAAATGCTTTTGAGGCTTTATATAAAGCCTATGAAATCAATAAAAATACATATGCTTCAATATATAAAAGTCAGTTACAAAGAGATGTGGCTTTTATAAAAGCTAAAAACTATAAAACAACTTTAGATCAAGCTTTGGAACCTGATAATATTCCTGTGAAAGTTTATGAAAATTTAATAGAATCTGCTAGAGAAAATTCGGAACCATTAAAAAAATATATAAGTCTAAGAAAAAAATACTTAAAATTAGACAAATATCATTACTATGATAATCAAATAAAAATAGTAGATTATAAAAGAGAATTTTCTTATGATGAAGCTAAAGATATTGTATTAAATTCAGTAAAACCTTTAGGAGATAAATATTTTGAAAATTTAAAAAAAGCTATAGGTGATGGATGGCTTGATGTTTTTGAAACACCTAATAAAAGAAGCGGTGCTTATTCTATAAATATTTACGATGTTCATCCTTATATGCTTTTAAATTATAATGGTACCATGGATTCTGTTTTTACTTTAGCCCATGAATTAGGACATACTCTTCACAGTATGTATTCAACAAAAAATCAGCCTTATGCCACTAATGATTATACTATTTTTGTTGCAGAAGTAGCCTCAACTTTTAATGAAAAATTACTTTTAAAATATATGCTAGAAAATACAGAGGACAAAAAAGAGAGAATAGCATTAATAGAAGAAGCTATTGGAAACATTATGGGAACTTATTATTTACAAGCTTTATTTGCCAATTATGAATATGAAGCTTACAAAATTGTTGAAAAGGGAGAAAGTATAACCACTGATATTTTAGATAATTTAATGGAAAAATTATTTAAAGATTATTTTGGTGATGAACTTGTAATGGATGATTTACAAAAAATTATTTGGGCAAGAATTCCACATTTTTTCAATTCTCCATACTATGTTTATCAATATGCCACAAGTTTCTCAGCTTCATCAAAATTATTTGAACTAGTAACAGATGAGAAATATAGTAATGAAGAAAGAACTATAGCTTGTGAAAAATATTTAAAACTATTAAGTTCAGGTGGAAATAATTATCCTGTTGAACAACTAAAACTTGCAGGAGTAAATTTAGAGGAAAAAGATAATTTTGCAGCAGTAAGCAAAGAAATGGAAAAATTAATTAAATTATTAGAAAAAGAAATTTAA
- the ade gene encoding adenine deaminase, whose protein sequence is MEKKVLKRLIEVASGREKADLVIKNSKVVDVYSSKIINGDIAICDGIIAGIGSYDGKKVIDAKGKYAAPGFIDSHIHIESAYVSPEEIGKLLLPHGGTTIIADPHEIVNVCGIKGLNYMMEAGKNTVLDIKYMIPSCVPATPFEDSGAIIDAEKIKEPILRENVLGLGEFMNFPGIINGEDYDLEKIMVAKNSNKIIDGHCPGIYGKDLNAYVSVGIRNDHECSTVEEMDDRISRGVYVLLREGSACHNLRDLAKGVTKNNSRRCLLCSDDRQPKTILELGHLDNHLRICVEEGIDPIGAIQMATINAAECFNLKDRGAIAPGLRGDIVLLDDLTNFKVQQVFVKGEKVAEAGEYLLETKKYDISSVKGSMHVADFSLERLQLKLKSNKVNLIDILPGGVVTKKSVGEINIDSSGDFIYDKEKDIAKVAVIERHNNTGKMAVALLRGYGIKEGAVALSIAHDSHNIIVVGVNNEDMTFAVEKLIEQEGGIILVKDKKIIESMPMPIAGIMSDKDGKWVDKKLRAIHEKAYNELRVHKNVEPVMTLCFMSLPVIPEIKITDRGLFDVTQFKFIDLEI, encoded by the coding sequence ATGGAAAAAAAAGTTTTAAAAAGACTTATTGAAGTTGCTTCAGGAAGAGAGAAGGCAGATTTAGTTATTAAAAATTCCAAAGTAGTGGATGTTTATTCTTCTAAAATTATAAATGGAGATATTGCCATTTGTGATGGAATTATAGCTGGAATAGGATCCTACGATGGGAAGAAAGTAATAGATGCAAAGGGAAAATATGCTGCACCAGGTTTTATAGATAGTCATATACATATTGAATCAGCATATGTTTCTCCAGAGGAAATAGGTAAACTATTATTGCCTCATGGGGGAACAACTATAATTGCAGATCCCCATGAAATTGTTAATGTTTGTGGAATTAAAGGTTTAAACTATATGATGGAAGCTGGAAAAAATACAGTTTTAGATATAAAATATATGATACCATCTTGTGTTCCTGCAACTCCCTTTGAAGATTCAGGGGCTATTATAGATGCAGAAAAAATAAAGGAACCTATACTAAGGGAAAATGTTTTAGGATTAGGAGAATTTATGAATTTTCCAGGGATAATTAATGGAGAAGATTATGATTTAGAAAAAATAATGGTTGCTAAAAATTCAAATAAAATAATTGATGGTCATTGTCCAGGAATATATGGGAAGGATTTAAATGCCTATGTCTCTGTTGGAATTAGAAATGATCATGAATGTTCCACTGTTGAAGAAATGGACGATAGAATTTCTAGAGGAGTTTATGTATTATTAAGAGAAGGATCAGCCTGTCATAATTTAAGAGATTTAGCAAAGGGTGTAACTAAAAATAATAGTAGACGTTGTCTTTTATGTTCAGACGATAGACAGCCAAAAACTATACTAGAGTTAGGACATCTAGATAATCATTTGAGAATTTGTGTTGAAGAGGGAATTGATCCAATAGGAGCAATACAAATGGCAACAATAAATGCAGCAGAATGTTTTAATTTAAAGGATAGGGGAGCAATTGCTCCTGGGCTTCGTGGAGATATAGTTCTTTTAGATGACTTAACAAATTTTAAAGTTCAGCAGGTCTTTGTAAAGGGGGAAAAAGTAGCAGAAGCTGGAGAATATCTTCTTGAAACTAAAAAATATGATATAAGTTCAGTTAAGGGAAGTATGCATGTGGCTGATTTTTCTTTAGAGAGGTTGCAATTGAAACTAAAGTCAAATAAAGTTAATTTAATTGATATTTTACCAGGTGGAGTTGTAACAAAGAAAAGTGTTGGGGAAATTAATATAGACAGCAGTGGTGACTTTATATATGATAAAGAAAAGGATATTGCTAAAGTAGCTGTAATAGAAAGACATAATAACACAGGGAAAATGGCAGTGGCTTTACTTAGAGGATATGGAATAAAAGAAGGAGCAGTTGCTTTGTCCATAGCCCACGATTCTCATAACATAATAGTTGTTGGAGTCAATAATGAAGATATGACCTTTGCAGTTGAAAAATTGATAGAGCAAGAAGGTGGAATTATTCTTGTTAAAGATAAAAAAATTATAGAATCAATGCCTATGCCAATAGCAGGTATTATGAGTGATAAAGATGGAAAATGGGTTGATAAAAAATTAAGAGCCATCCATGAAAAGGCTTATAATGAACTAAGGGTGCATAAAAATGTGGAGCCTGTTATGACACTATGCTTTATGTCTTTACCTGTAATTCCTGAAATAAAAATTACAGATAGAGGTTTATTTGATGTAACACAATTTAAATTTATAGATTTAGAAATTTAA
- a CDS encoding sodium-dependent transporter, which yields MMTEKKEKRGEWSSTLGFILAAAGSAVGLGNLWKFPYLAGKNGGGAYLFVYLIFVGLIGFTMILAEMAIGRNGHSDALGAFRKVSENWKYLGLLQIFISFLILSYYSVIGGWVLKYVFSFLSGGISGDKATYFTNYISSTNGPIIFHLFFMIATAAIVFKGVSSGIEKASKFMMPALFGLLILICIRSVTLPGAGAGIKFFLKPDFSKLNGSVVLDALSQVFYSLSLAMGITVTYGSYLRKEENLLGNAIKVPILDTIVAVLAGFAILPAVFALGFKPGAGPGLMFITLPAVFEQMAFGKLFGLMFFVLVLFAALTSSISLLEVSTSLLVDQFKIKRQKAVIILTAALFLLGVPSSLSMGVWSDLRIFFGMNFFDFLCYLTDNVFLPISGLLTCIFIGYVWKKEDLYKQITNDGTIKFKMFKVWFGMLKYVAPVILVVILLKSLGIINV from the coding sequence ATGATGACGGAAAAAAAAGAAAAAAGGGGAGAATGGAGTTCAACCTTAGGATTTATTTTAGCAGCAGCAGGATCAGCTGTAGGATTGGGGAATTTATGGAAATTTCCATATTTAGCTGGTAAAAATGGTGGAGGAGCTTACTTATTTGTATATTTAATTTTTGTTGGACTTATTGGGTTCACAATGATATTAGCTGAGATGGCAATAGGTAGAAATGGACATTCAGATGCTTTAGGTGCATTTAGAAAAGTTAGTGAAAATTGGAAATACTTAGGATTATTACAAATTTTTATTAGTTTTCTAATTTTATCTTATTACAGTGTTATTGGTGGATGGGTTTTGAAATATGTTTTTTCATTCTTAAGTGGTGGAATATCAGGGGATAAAGCAACATATTTTACTAATTATATTAGTAGTACAAATGGCCCAATAATATTTCATTTATTCTTTATGATAGCTACAGCAGCAATAGTTTTCAAAGGAGTTTCAAGTGGAATTGAAAAGGCAAGTAAATTTATGATGCCAGCATTATTTGGATTATTAATTTTAATTTGTATACGTTCAGTGACTTTACCAGGTGCAGGTGCAGGAATCAAATTTTTCTTAAAACCAGATTTTTCTAAACTTAATGGTTCAGTTGTATTAGATGCACTAAGTCAAGTTTTCTATTCATTAAGTTTAGCAATGGGTATCACAGTAACATATGGTAGTTACTTAAGAAAAGAAGAAAATTTATTAGGTAATGCAATAAAAGTACCAATTTTAGATACAATAGTAGCTGTGTTAGCAGGTTTTGCAATTTTACCAGCAGTATTTGCTCTAGGATTTAAACCAGGTGCAGGACCAGGATTAATGTTTATTACATTACCAGCAGTATTTGAACAAATGGCTTTTGGAAAATTGTTTGGATTGATGTTCTTTGTGTTGGTTTTATTTGCAGCATTAACATCTTCAATTTCTCTTTTAGAAGTTAGTACTTCTTTACTTGTGGATCAATTTAAAATAAAAAGACAAAAAGCAGTTATAATTTTAACAGCAGCATTATTTTTATTAGGTGTTCCTTCTTCTTTATCAATGGGAGTTTGGTCAGATTTAAGAATATTTTTCGGAATGAATTTCTTTGATTTCTTATGTTACTTAACTGATAATGTTTTCCTACCAATTAGTGGACTTTTAACTTGTATATTCATAGGTTATGTTTGGAAAAAAGAAGACCTTTACAAACAAATTACAAATGATGGAACTATTAAATTTAAAATGTTTAAAGTTTGGTTTGGAATGTTAAAATATGTAGCTCCTGTAATTTTAGTAGTAATATTACTAAAATCATTGGGAATTATAAATGTTTAA